The genomic region TTAATCTATTTTTTTAGGTTTCGTATTTCATCTGCCTATGATAATGCATTATTGTGATCCTACTATGGTTGGAAAAACGTACAATTGTATCCTGTATTTGTGAGGACTGCTAGCTTAGTCTATATTTAAGCACTATTACACTGTTTACAGCATTTTGAATGACTAGTCTCAATTTTTGTCTAGAGTACACAACAAACACCTCTATAATATTACAAACAGCTCTACAatattgtaaataaaataaaaacatgcaaatttTACAGAACTAAAGTACGCTTTTCGACAAAACAATATTAGTTGCAATTATGAAGTACTCCGCGTAATATTGGTCGTACACTATACTTTCTCCTATAACGTTGGTTACACACTCATGCGCTCACAAaacagtttttcaatttttattttttttttattggtaaATCAAATTTCGtaactgttttaaaataatgcacGTTTACATACGGAAACAACTTTAAGTTTAGAACAGAATATTTCTCGAAATACAGTCTGTCCGTAAGTAAATTCAGCCAAGggaagcgcgctactgtggcgcctctagtggcaCTAGCCGGAAGCTAAATGTTTTAGTAGTTTTAGTAACTAGTAACTAGTTAAttcacgttttttgtttttttttggttcctgcATTAGCGCCCATAGTGGAATGGAACACCGGTTTCGCAAGCTCCGTTCACTTCTTCTTACCAAGAACATCGCTAACTGTTCCACCGCTTCGTCTTAGACGAAGTTGTGTGATTGCTCAGTATTTTTCGATGGGGTGAAACTCTGGGGAATTTGGTTTTAGTACAAAATGGATCTTATTGTCCCTATACCACTGCAAGACAACCTtagaataatggcaggtcgaaaaatcgtCAAAAAAAGTACATGAATTTAgaagaacagggaacacgtaaatagtaaaaacctattttgatAACAAACGTTGTgcataactgtacaaaagaaaattacttgtcatttgttttttgttgttttgtttagatTCCGGATTGGGAAAGTTTTCGTTCCGTGATCAGATAAGGTCTTAAAAGTACGATAATTTCGTATGGATCGATCTAATACATCGCTGCAGCAACACTTACCTGTTTAATGGGTATTAAGCTTATCGATGGTGTAATAGGgttatcaaaaataatatgCCTTGAGCTTTGTACTAGTGTCGGAAGCATCGTTGCATTggtggacgacgacgacgaagagtgGGAGCTGGAGGGTGCATTGGAGTCGGCCGAGTGCGGGGAACCGACCGGCGAGGCGGACGACGCCACCACGCCCTGCGTCGTGCTGCCGTTCGAGGTCCGCACGATGGCCTTGATGTCCAGCCCGGACGAGATCGTGGCGGAGGAGCAGGAGGTGGTGGGGGTGCTGCGGTCGTTGTTCCCGTTGCTACTGCCGCCGGGGCTCGGACCGTTCGCCAGCATCATCGGCGTGCCGTTGTGTGACCGGCCGCCCTGCTGCATCTCCTGGGGTCCCCCAAGGCGCTCCCCgctaccaccacctccacccggCCCGTCCCGGCTGCAGTTCAACGGCATACTGTTGTCATCGTCTTCGGCGTTGTCGGCCATCGAGATCTCGACGTGCGGCGTCAGGAAGTGCATCGGTGGCGTGCCGTTGTCGATCGAGCGCTGCATCGAGTCGACGCCCGTCGCGGAGCTGCCGTCGCCGAAGGACGCGCTGACGGCGTTCATGGCGGCCAGGGCCGCCGGCAGCAGGTTCGCCGGGTTGTGCTGGTCCAGGGCGAGCAGCAGCGACGACGGCGTACCCGGGCccgggttgtccaagtcgatGCCGTGCCGGTTGAAGAAGTGCACCCGCAGCGACTTCATCGTCCCCGCCCGGTAGCTGCACAGCGGGCACGTCTTCACGAGATCGTGCTGGCCGACGTGCTCGTTCTGGAAGTGCGCCCGCATCGCGATCTGCCGCTGGAAGCCTCGGTTGCAGATCGGGCAGTGGTAGGGTAGCGTTTTCGTGTGCGTCGTGAAGTGCTCGGCCAGGTGGTCCTTCCGGAAGAAGCGCTTCTGGCACACGCGACACTCGTACGGCTTCACGCCCGTGTGGCGCATCTTGTGCCGCCGCATGTTCGCCCCGTTCGAGAACTTCATATTGCAAACGTCGCACTCGAACAGCTTCCGGTTGCCGTTGCCgttgccgttgttgttgttgtttacgtGCAgcgggttgttgttgttgattgcactggtgttgttgttgttgttgtgatggtggtggtggttgtggtggttgaGGTTGTGTTTGAGGTTTTCCAGCAGCTGCGCCGCAGCGACGCTCGATGAGCTGGTCGTCGTCGCGCCCGTTGTCGATTCCGAGTTGTCCGACAGATTGTCGTCTCCGCCGCTCATGTTGCCTCCGTCGGGCCCGCCCTCGCCACCGCCCCCAGCCGCCGATCCCCTTCCTCGCCCCCCGCCAGTTCCGGAGCCACCGTGGGTGGCGCTGCGCAGCGACGACATCGTGCTCGAGAGGCAGCTGGCGAGAGCACTGCTGTCCATGCTGGAGTCCACCGAGGACGCAACCCTATCGTTCATGTCACCACAGTCGGGCTCTTCCTTGGCAGTGGCTGAGCCGGAGGCCGCCGCagctgccgctgccgccgccgccgctgcagcCTTCATAATGATACTGGCCGGGGGTTCCATCATCGAGGCCAGCGCGGCCACCgccgcttccgcttccgaGGCCGATGCCGAGGTCGCTgtagccgccgccgccgatgCCGCCGAGCGTTTCGCTAGTCCGTGCGCTGTGCGTCTTCTTATTCCATGGGAGGAGGATCCGGCCGAGTCCGGCACACCGGTAGACATCGGTACGGTTGGGTTAGGACACGGCGCCCGGGTTTGTCCACGGACACGCCGACGCCGTTTGCTCGCGCTGCGTTTCGTTTTGTGGCGTTTCCCGTGCTACCAGCGCCAGAACATCGACAAGCGCACCTAGTGTAGCAGTCGCGCACGCACTGGATCCACTCTCCACGAGGGAATTGGAAGTGGGGTCCTAGGTTCGCTGCTTACGCACCCCTTCTCAGGCGGCGGTTCTGAAAGAGAGCATACAAAGTAAATTATTGTTACTAGAGATTAACGGCAATGATCACACAATTGCGAGTAGATTAAAAACCATATGTAATGCATCGATCGCCAAAATTCTTCAACATTTCACTCGCCTAGATGGTTTAAGTTTGAGACAGTAAATTTCTTCAcgcaacaaaaccaaatccTCAAGATCTGTACATTAAACCTAAGTGCTCCTCCTTTTATACAGAGTAGAGTCCAGAGTTTTGTTGGTGGAAAAAGATCTATGTCGAAGGAATCACACGGGTTCTTGGGGGTTCGTCATCTTCCTGCGTCATGTATCAACAAGTTTTAAACTGTCGATGTTAGGCTGCTAGAAGACGGATGTAATCTTTCAatgcaacaaaaagaaatttgacAGTTCTA from Anopheles coustani chromosome 3, idAnoCousDA_361_x.2, whole genome shotgun sequence harbors:
- the LOC131272117 gene encoding zinc finger protein 236-like, with the protein product MSTGVPDSAGSSSHGIRRRTAHGLAKRSAASAAAATATSASASEAEAAVAALASMMEPPASIIMKAAAAAAAAAAAAASGSATAKEEPDCGDMNDRVASSVDSSMDSSALASCLSSTMSSLRSATHGGSGTGGGRGRGSAAGGGGEGGPDGGNMSGGDDNLSDNSESTTGATTTSSSSVAAAQLLENLKHNLNHHNHHHHHNNNNNTSAINNNNPLHVNNNNNGNGNGNRKLFECDVCNMKFSNGANMRRHKMRHTGVKPYECRVCQKRFFRKDHLAEHFTTHTKTLPYHCPICNRGFQRQIAMRAHFQNEHVGQHDLVKTCPLCSYRAGTMKSLRVHFFNRHGIDLDNPGPGTPSSLLLALDQHNPANLLPAALAAMNAVSASFGDGSSATGVDSMQRSIDNGTPPMHFLTPHVEISMADNAEDDDNSMPLNCSRDGPGGGGGSGERLGGPQEMQQGGRSHNGTPMMLANGPSPGGSSNGNNDRSTPTTSCSSATISSGLDIKAIVRTSNGSTTQGVVASSASPVGSPHSADSNAPSSSHSSSSSSTNATMLPTLVQSSRHIIFDNPITPSISLIPIKQEPMTNDEYNDTKPRSNSSAEATTSNSISNSTENVTPSSSLTSLIKVSPLKSLLREDLKRRISARATTRATRNGMLASSSPVPASSPIPNSSNALVGAAQESGNGCSNSSTSSSSSSSSSSSSSSSSAAAIAAATTSNGTITSTGQETELLLSLTSKSKRHLQCLFCGIEFPDQTLYFLHKGCHSESNPWKCNICGEQMNNVYEFNSHLLSKSHQ